The following proteins come from a genomic window of Mariniflexile sp. TRM1-10:
- a CDS encoding sodium:solute symporter family protein: protein MKFLHTVDILIIAAYLVTIIVIGLVLRKRAQRSKDDYLLGGKTIPWYLLGLSNASGMFDISGTIWLVTIMFVYGIKSAWIPWLWPVFNQIFLMVYLSKWLRRSNATTGAEWIGTRFGFKKGAKLSHIIVVVFALIMCLGYLAYGFIGLGKFIEIFIPWEVISEYIPFSVTPEFVPHFYGIIFTLFAVFYSLLGGMSGIVWADVVQFAIMTIAALVIGYLGYMAIGANTLVVPNGWLSPFFDWKLNMDWSSIIPEVNQKIKEDGFNLFTIFFMMMVFKGVLVSVAGPAPTYDMQKILSTKSSAEASKMSGFVSVILMPIRYLMIAGFAALALVYYEKLDLLTVSGNIDFELILPTAIKEFVPVGLLGLLLAGLIAAFMSTFAGTLNAAQAYLVNDIYLKYKNPEASPNQLKTMNYATGIIVVFISIVLGLFAKDVNSVLQWIVSVLYGSYVGANILKWHWWRFNGEGFFWGMASGLLAAAIVPELFPDVLGLYLFPILLVISIIGSIIGTYSAPPTEEAVLKTFYKNVRPWGFWAPIYEKLKLENPDFKKNSDFGRDMFNVAIGIIAQTALVIIPMYLIFRQNTPLYISMIVLIVCIVLLKKYWWNTLEEKLD from the coding sequence ATGAAATTTCTCCATACTGTAGATATATTAATTATAGCTGCTTATTTAGTGACCATTATTGTTATAGGATTAGTACTTAGGAAAAGAGCTCAGCGTAGTAAAGACGATTATCTATTAGGAGGTAAAACGATTCCTTGGTATTTGCTTGGTCTTTCCAATGCATCGGGAATGTTTGATATTTCCGGTACCATTTGGCTTGTTACCATCATGTTTGTTTATGGTATTAAAAGTGCTTGGATTCCTTGGTTATGGCCCGTGTTTAATCAGATATTTTTAATGGTTTATTTGTCTAAATGGTTGAGACGGTCTAATGCCACAACGGGAGCAGAATGGATAGGTACGCGGTTTGGATTTAAAAAAGGAGCGAAACTATCGCATATCATTGTTGTGGTTTTTGCTTTAATTATGTGTTTAGGTTATTTGGCTTACGGGTTTATAGGTTTAGGTAAATTTATAGAAATCTTTATTCCTTGGGAAGTTATAAGCGAATATATTCCTTTCTCAGTAACTCCAGAATTTGTCCCTCATTTTTACGGTATTATTTTTACACTTTTTGCAGTGTTCTACTCACTTCTTGGTGGGATGTCTGGTATTGTTTGGGCAGATGTTGTTCAATTTGCGATTATGACGATTGCTGCATTGGTAATTGGATATTTAGGATATATGGCAATTGGTGCAAACACACTTGTTGTGCCAAATGGTTGGTTAAGTCCGTTTTTTGATTGGAAATTAAATATGGATTGGAGTTCAATCATTCCTGAGGTCAATCAAAAGATCAAAGAAGACGGTTTTAACTTATTCACTATTTTCTTTATGATGATGGTTTTTAAAGGCGTTTTGGTAAGTGTCGCAGGTCCAGCGCCTACCTATGATATGCAAAAGATACTCTCAACAAAATCTTCTGCGGAAGCATCAAAAATGAGCGGATTTGTATCTGTCATCTTAATGCCAATTCGTTATTTGATGATTGCAGGATTTGCAGCTTTAGCCTTAGTGTATTATGAAAAATTAGATTTGTTAACAGTTTCTGGTAATATTGATTTTGAGTTAATCCTACCAACTGCCATAAAAGAATTTGTCCCTGTTGGCTTATTAGGTCTTTTGTTAGCTGGTCTTATCGCAGCGTTTATGTCGACTTTTGCTGGAACCTTAAACGCAGCACAAGCTTATTTGGTAAATGATATTTATTTAAAATATAAAAATCCAGAGGCCAGTCCCAACCAATTAAAAACCATGAATTATGCTACTGGCATTATTGTGGTTTTTATTAGTATCGTATTAGGGTTGTTTGCAAAAGATGTTAACTCTGTATTACAGTGGATAGTTTCCGTGTTATACGGTAGTTATGTAGGGGCTAATATTTTAAAATGGCATTGGTGGCGTTTTAATGGGGAAGGGTTCTTTTGGGGCATGGCGTCAGGACTCTTGGCAGCAGCTATTGTTCCAGAATTATTTCCAGATGTTTTAGGTTTATATCTGTTTCCTATTTTACTTGTGATATCAATTATTGGCTCTATTATAGGGACTTATTCTGCGCCTCCAACCGAGGAAGCTGTTTTAAAAACATTTTATAAAAACGTAAGGCCCTGGGGCTTTTGGGCGCCGATTTATGAGAAATTAAAACTCGAAAATCCAGACTTTAAAAAGAACTCAGATTTTGGGAGAGACATGTTCAATGTTGCCATAGGTATTATAGCCCAAACAGCTTTAGTGATTATCCCCATGTATCTCATATTTAGGCAGAATACACCACTATATATATCCATGATAGTTTTAATCGTTTGTATTGTTCTATTAAAGAAATATTGGTGGAATACATTAGAAGAAAAATTAGATTAG
- the bglX gene encoding beta-glucosidase BglX, whose amino-acid sequence MNLKKSQLIFTLILIAFMSCHAQKPTPMNTKNTIEQKIDALLKRMTVEEKVGQMNQYNGFWDVTGPAPEGGSAEKKYAHLRKGWVGSMLTVRGAKAVRAVQKIAVEETRLGIPLIIGFDVIHGYKTLSPIPLAEAASWDLEAIKKSAQTAAAEASASGINWTFGPMVDISRDARWGRVMEGAGEDPFLGSKIAEARIKGFQGDDLSAVNTIAACAKHFAGYGFSEAGKEYNTVDIGTSTLHNIVLPPFKTAVDVGVRTLMNSFNEVNGIPATGNAYLQRDILKGAWHFDGFVVSDWASLNEMITWGYAKDKREAAKIAATAGSDMDMEGYVYIEALAQLVKDGVVSESLVDDAVRRILRVKFELGLFDDPYKYCDETREKETIGSSKNHEVVLDMAKKSIVLLKNDNKLLPLKKEGQEIALIGALANDKSSPLGSWRIAAEDDTAVSVLEGMQRYKGNTLTYAKGADITTEKATFVQEVVINTTDKNGFDEALAIAKQSDVVVMVLGEHGFQTGEGRSRTNLLLPGVQQELLEAVYKVNPNIVLVLNNGRPLAINWADEHIPAIVEAWQLGTETGNAVAQVLYGDYNPSGKLPMTFPRNVGQIPIYYNYKNTGRPTNKDNNVFWSHYTDVEKTPLYPFGYGLSYTTFEYSNLKLNGNSFKMGEDVKVSVTLKNTGDLTGKEVVQLYIRDLFASVTRPVKELKGFELVELKAGETKTIHFTLNKETLGFYDNDGTYIVEPGDFKVFVGGSSITTLEADFNLID is encoded by the coding sequence ATGAATTTAAAAAAATCGCAACTCATTTTCACTTTAATACTCATAGCTTTTATGAGTTGCCATGCACAAAAACCAACACCAATGAATACGAAAAACACCATAGAACAAAAAATTGATGCCCTTTTAAAACGAATGACCGTAGAAGAAAAAGTAGGTCAAATGAATCAATACAATGGGTTTTGGGACGTTACTGGGCCTGCACCTGAAGGAGGTAGTGCAGAAAAAAAATACGCCCATTTACGAAAGGGATGGGTCGGTTCCATGCTTACGGTAAGAGGCGCAAAAGCAGTAAGAGCTGTTCAAAAAATAGCCGTAGAAGAAACACGCTTGGGCATTCCATTAATTATAGGTTTTGATGTGATCCATGGATATAAAACGCTAAGTCCCATTCCATTGGCCGAAGCTGCCAGTTGGGACTTAGAAGCCATCAAAAAATCGGCTCAAACAGCGGCAGCCGAAGCATCAGCTTCTGGAATAAATTGGACCTTTGGCCCTATGGTTGACATCTCACGTGATGCTCGTTGGGGACGTGTTATGGAAGGTGCAGGTGAAGATCCGTTCTTAGGAAGCAAAATCGCCGAAGCCAGAATAAAAGGGTTTCAAGGTGACGACCTATCTGCAGTAAACACCATTGCCGCCTGTGCCAAACATTTTGCTGGGTACGGTTTTTCAGAAGCTGGAAAAGAATATAACACCGTTGATATTGGGACTTCAACCTTGCATAATATAGTATTACCACCATTTAAAACAGCAGTTGATGTAGGGGTTAGAACATTAATGAACTCTTTTAATGAAGTAAATGGCATACCAGCTACAGGAAACGCTTACTTACAAAGAGACATTTTAAAAGGCGCATGGCATTTTGATGGTTTTGTAGTTTCAGATTGGGCTTCCTTAAATGAAATGATTACTTGGGGATATGCCAAAGACAAACGTGAAGCTGCAAAAATAGCAGCTACAGCAGGTTCGGACATGGATATGGAAGGCTATGTGTATATTGAAGCATTAGCACAATTGGTAAAAGATGGTGTTGTAAGCGAATCGCTAGTAGATGATGCCGTTAGAAGGATATTAAGAGTAAAATTTGAGTTGGGTCTATTTGATGATCCTTATAAATATTGCGATGAAACACGTGAAAAGGAAACCATAGGCAGCTCAAAAAACCATGAAGTGGTATTGGATATGGCTAAAAAATCCATTGTGCTTTTAAAAAACGATAACAAGTTGCTTCCGTTAAAAAAAGAAGGGCAAGAAATCGCTTTGATTGGCGCATTGGCTAATGACAAATCCAGTCCTTTAGGAAGCTGGAGAATTGCCGCCGAAGACGATACAGCCGTATCTGTTTTAGAAGGAATGCAGCGATACAAAGGCAATACACTGACCTATGCTAAAGGAGCAGATATAACAACTGAAAAGGCCACCTTTGTTCAAGAAGTAGTTATCAATACAACCGACAAAAATGGGTTTGACGAAGCCCTTGCCATCGCTAAGCAATCTGATGTTGTGGTGATGGTTTTAGGTGAACATGGATTTCAAACTGGTGAAGGCAGAAGCAGAACCAATTTACTGTTACCTGGCGTGCAACAGGAGTTATTGGAAGCAGTGTATAAAGTAAACCCAAATATTGTTTTAGTATTAAATAACGGTCGGCCATTAGCTATCAATTGGGCTGATGAACATATTCCAGCGATTGTTGAAGCTTGGCAGTTAGGTACAGAAACCGGTAACGCCGTTGCCCAGGTTTTATATGGTGATTACAACCCAAGCGGAAAATTGCCAATGACATTTCCTAGAAACGTCGGCCAAATACCCATTTATTACAATTATAAAAACACAGGACGTCCCACAAATAAAGACAATAATGTGTTTTGGTCGCATTACACCGATGTAGAAAAAACGCCTTTATATCCTTTTGGATACGGGTTAAGTTATACCACTTTTGAATATTCTAATTTAAAATTGAATGGGAATTCCTTTAAAATGGGTGAAGATGTAAAAGTATCTGTTACTTTAAAAAATACGGGGGACCTTACAGGAAAAGAAGTGGTACAGTTATATATTAGGGATTTATTTGCCTCTGTAACACGACCTGTAAAAGAGTTAAAAGGCTTCGAATTGGTTGAATTAAAAGCTGGGGAAACAAAAACCATTCATTTCACCTTAAACAAAGAAACCTTAGGGTTCTACGATAATGATGGAACATATATTGTAGAACCAGGGGATTTCAAAGTATTTGTTGGGGGAAGCTCTATAACAACTCTAGAGGCAGACTTTAATTTGATTGATTAA
- a CDS encoding glycoside hydrolase family 26 protein: MKNQSKLLLNKTRTYRLFAMILLTAGCAKDELPEDPPNPDATFVLQPQDTRLYMVNPNATAETVALFYNLKTLSRTHFIVGQHNAFHDFYNNIAGDSDIKKTTGSDPGLLGSDFLFITDDLNDGASSNWFYQQEQRIKSDAIEAYNKGMVNAFSWHLREPYEGVSFYTSEMTDFQKSNAFISILPGGDNHEYYKQKLEKVAEVAKSMFGDDGKLVPFIFRPFHEFDGDWFWWGKSYCTPQQFISLWQFTVEYLRDILNVNNILFAFSPDNSFDSSIEYLERYPGDSYVDILGMDNYGDLNNQGQTGVNNANKKLQIISNLVIEKVKIAALTETGYFITPGTNNPIPDFYSINLYNAITANNTEIGYMMFWYNTETTYCTPAPGLPDTADFIAFANKPKTVLQNELPTMYTLPN, from the coding sequence ATGAAAAACCAAAGTAAACTATTATTAAATAAAACCAGGACTTATAGATTATTTGCTATGATCTTATTAACAGCGGGTTGTGCTAAGGATGAACTCCCAGAAGATCCTCCAAATCCAGATGCTACTTTTGTGTTACAACCACAAGACACTAGATTATATATGGTAAACCCAAATGCTACAGCCGAAACAGTTGCTTTGTTTTACAATCTTAAAACACTATCAAGAACACACTTTATCGTTGGTCAGCATAATGCGTTTCATGATTTTTATAATAACATTGCAGGAGATTCCGATATTAAGAAGACAACCGGGAGTGATCCAGGATTATTAGGATCGGATTTTTTGTTTATTACAGACGACCTGAATGATGGGGCATCTTCAAATTGGTTTTATCAGCAAGAACAACGCATTAAATCCGATGCCATTGAAGCCTACAATAAAGGCATGGTAAATGCATTTAGTTGGCACTTAAGAGAACCTTATGAAGGTGTATCTTTTTACACCAGTGAAATGACAGATTTCCAGAAAAGCAATGCCTTTATTAGTATTTTACCTGGAGGGGATAATCATGAATATTATAAACAAAAACTTGAAAAAGTTGCTGAAGTTGCCAAAAGTATGTTCGGTGACGATGGTAAATTAGTGCCATTTATATTTAGGCCTTTTCATGAGTTTGATGGTGATTGGTTTTGGTGGGGAAAATCATATTGCACACCGCAACAATTTATTTCTCTTTGGCAATTTACCGTTGAATATTTAAGAGATATTTTGAATGTTAATAATATTCTTTTTGCTTTTTCTCCCGATAATAGCTTTGATTCTTCAATTGAATATTTAGAAAGATATCCAGGGGATAGTTATGTAGATATTCTTGGAATGGATAATTATGGCGATTTAAATAACCAAGGACAAACTGGCGTTAATAATGCCAATAAAAAACTTCAAATTATTTCAAATTTGGTGATAGAAAAGGTTAAAATAGCTGCACTCACCGAAACGGGTTATTTTATCACACCTGGAACAAATAATCCAATTCCTGATTTTTATTCAATAAACTTGTATAATGCCATAACAGCTAATAATACTGAAATTGGTTATATGATGTTTTGGTATAACACGGAGACTACATACTGTACACCCGCACCAGGGTTACCAGATACTGCTGATTTTATTGCCTTTGCAAATAAACCAAAAACGGTACTTCAAAATGAATTGCCTACTATGTATACGTTACCAAACTAA
- a CDS encoding glycoside hydrolase family 130 protein encodes MYKIINHIEDVKMAHQRLICRENEPISKSNGVYNRYKNPVVTAEHIPIHWRYDLNPETNPNALERIGFNAVMNSGAIKWHDKYVLCLRTEGNDRKSFFAMAESPNGIDNFEFWDKPCVIPQIEENPDTNIYDMRLITHEDGWIYGIFCTERKDPNVPPEDTSSAIANAGIVRTKDLINWERLPDLISNTGQQRNVVLHPEFVDGKYAVYTRPQQGFIDVGSGGGIGLGYIDDMTNPVVKGERIINNKVYHTIYELKNGLGPAPIKTDKGWLHLAHGVRNTAAGLRYTLYMFMTDLNDISKVIHHPAGYFMAPENEERVGDVSNVLFSNGWIADKDGTVYIYYASCDTRMHVATSTIEKLVDYCMNTPEDKFTSAGSVQTILNLIEKNKGLY; translated from the coding sequence TTGTACAAAATAATTAACCATATAGAAGATGTGAAAATGGCTCATCAAAGATTAATTTGTAGAGAAAATGAGCCTATTTCTAAATCAAATGGCGTTTATAATAGATATAAAAATCCAGTTGTAACTGCCGAGCATATTCCAATCCATTGGAGATATGATTTAAATCCAGAAACAAACCCAAATGCTTTGGAAAGAATAGGGTTCAATGCGGTAATGAATTCGGGGGCAATAAAATGGCATGATAAGTATGTATTGTGTCTTCGAACAGAAGGTAATGATAGAAAATCATTTTTTGCCATGGCTGAAAGCCCGAATGGTATTGATAATTTTGAGTTTTGGGATAAGCCTTGTGTGATACCCCAAATTGAGGAAAATCCAGATACCAATATATACGATATGCGCTTAATAACTCATGAAGATGGTTGGATTTATGGTATTTTCTGCACAGAACGAAAGGATCCGAATGTTCCGCCAGAAGACACTAGTAGTGCTATTGCTAATGCTGGAATTGTAAGAACAAAAGATTTGATCAATTGGGAGCGATTGCCAGATTTAATTTCAAATACCGGACAGCAACGCAATGTTGTACTTCATCCTGAGTTTGTTGATGGAAAGTACGCTGTTTATACAAGGCCACAACAAGGGTTTATAGATGTTGGAAGTGGCGGCGGCATTGGCTTGGGGTATATTGATGATATGACGAATCCAGTTGTAAAAGGTGAAAGAATAATCAATAATAAAGTATACCATACAATCTACGAACTTAAAAACGGTTTGGGTCCAGCACCAATTAAGACAGATAAAGGTTGGTTGCATCTTGCGCATGGAGTAAGAAATACAGCTGCAGGATTGCGTTATACCTTGTATATGTTTATGACAGATTTAAACGACATCTCAAAAGTAATTCACCACCCAGCCGGTTATTTTATGGCGCCGGAAAATGAAGAAAGAGTAGGAGATGTGTCTAACGTATTATTTTCAAATGGTTGGATAGCCGATAAGGATGGCACTGTATATATTTACTATGCATCATGCGATACAAGAATGCATGTAGCAACTTCAACCATTGAAAAGTTAGTGGATTATTGTATGAACACACCAGAAGATAAATTTACTTCAGCGGGGTCTGTACAAACAATTTTAAATCTCATAGAAAAAAATAAAGGTTTGTATTAA
- a CDS encoding AGE family epimerase/isomerase, whose amino-acid sequence MDAYNQLKSELNSELKNILSYWTNNTLDLEHGGFVGKINHYNKVVSEAPKGIILNSRILWSFSAASNYLKTNEYRTISDRAFNYLNTYFRDHTHKGVFWELDYKGQPINKRKQIYAQAFTIYALSEYYIFTKNEAAKKWAIEIFELIEKHAKDPLHRGYFEAFNEDWSPIEDMRLSDKDMNASKTMNTHLHVLEAYTTLLKIYDTIQLRDSLKTLINLFFKKFLNNQNHYDLFFDDTWTLLSRTVSYGHDIETAWLVIEAAKQLNNEDLVNQANVIAIKVVNTFLSEAIDDDGAVLNEKNLITNHIDTDKHWWPQVEALIGLKYANHLEPDESYRNASIKIWNYTKNHLIDHENGEWFFRVDKKGNVYTEENKVSMWKAPYHTSRACIVLNE is encoded by the coding sequence ATGGACGCCTACAACCAACTTAAATCAGAGCTGAATTCTGAATTAAAAAACATACTAAGTTATTGGACTAATAACACATTAGATTTAGAACATGGAGGGTTTGTAGGCAAAATTAATCATTATAATAAAGTTGTTTCAGAAGCCCCCAAGGGTATTATTTTAAATTCACGCATTCTTTGGTCTTTTTCAGCAGCTTCCAATTATTTAAAAACAAATGAATATCGAACAATTTCAGATAGAGCATTCAATTATTTAAACACTTATTTTCGTGATCACACCCATAAAGGTGTTTTTTGGGAGTTAGACTATAAAGGGCAACCAATAAATAAAAGAAAACAAATTTATGCGCAAGCATTTACTATTTATGCATTATCTGAATATTATATCTTCACAAAAAATGAGGCTGCCAAAAAGTGGGCTATAGAAATTTTTGAACTTATAGAGAAGCATGCAAAAGACCCATTACATAGAGGTTATTTCGAAGCTTTTAATGAAGATTGGAGTCCGATAGAAGATATGCGATTAAGTGATAAAGACATGAATGCTTCCAAAACAATGAATACACATTTACATGTTTTGGAAGCTTATACGACATTGCTTAAAATTTATGACACTATTCAATTAAGAGATTCTTTAAAAACACTTATAAACCTGTTTTTTAAAAAATTCTTGAACAATCAAAATCATTACGATTTATTTTTTGATGACACTTGGACTTTATTAAGCCGTACAGTGTCTTATGGTCATGATATTGAAACCGCATGGTTGGTTATTGAAGCAGCAAAACAATTGAATAATGAAGATTTGGTAAATCAAGCGAATGTTATAGCCATAAAAGTGGTTAATACCTTTTTAAGTGAAGCTATTGATGATGATGGCGCTGTTTTAAACGAAAAAAATTTAATCACAAACCATATAGATACAGATAAGCATTGGTGGCCACAAGTGGAAGCTTTAATAGGATTAAAATATGCCAATCATTTAGAACCCGATGAAAGTTATAGGAATGCCTCTATTAAAATATGGAATTACACTAAAAACCATCTCATAGATCATGAAAACGGGGAATGGTTTTTTAGGGTAGATAAAAAAGGAAATGTTTATACGGAAGAAAATAAGGTAAGTATGTGGAAAGCACCTTACCACACATCTAGGGCATGTATAGTTTTAAATGAATAA
- a CDS encoding glycoside hydrolase 5 family protein gives MMKINKFILFISTIVLFSACKSAQYRKAVRSVDIDQIRVQDSQFIKDGKPYYFVGANYWYGPLIAAKNSGDRDRLIKELDLMKEVGIDNLRILVGAEGDGGDSKVYPTLQPEQGVYNKDLLDGLDFLMAEMRKRQMYAVLYLNNNWIWSGGMSEYLKWNGYGEVPNPFLEQYSWDEYMNYTKQFHSCKPCKEAYYNHLKFIIGRTNKYSGIKYVNDNTIMSWQVANEPRVLMTPNHEKAFASWLNETVDLIKSLDPNHLVSTGAEGKASYLDDIKMYERLHSNKNIDYLTMHMWPKNWSWYDINNEKQTTQESIVKAYEYMDEHIEIAKKLNKPIVVSEFGFPREKESLSLEASIENRNIFYNAIFVRITESHTKQEILAGLNFWGFAGFAKTNPEKGKWQHGDDFTADPPQEPQGLNSVFATDSSTLELIKTANKALVNQSN, from the coding sequence ATGATGAAAATAAATAAATTTATCCTGTTCATTTCTACAATTGTGCTTTTTTCGGCTTGTAAAAGTGCTCAATATAGAAAAGCTGTAAGAAGTGTAGATATCGACCAAATTAGGGTTCAGGATTCCCAGTTTATAAAAGATGGTAAGCCCTATTATTTTGTTGGTGCAAATTATTGGTATGGCCCATTAATAGCGGCTAAAAATAGTGGGGATAGGGATCGCCTCATTAAAGAATTGGACTTAATGAAAGAAGTAGGTATTGACAATTTACGTATTCTAGTTGGAGCAGAAGGCGATGGAGGGGATTCTAAAGTATATCCAACTTTACAACCAGAACAAGGGGTTTATAATAAGGATTTATTAGATGGTTTGGATTTTTTGATGGCAGAAATGCGTAAACGACAGATGTATGCCGTTTTATATTTAAACAATAATTGGATTTGGTCTGGAGGTATGTCCGAATATCTAAAATGGAATGGCTATGGGGAAGTTCCAAACCCCTTTTTAGAACAATATTCTTGGGATGAGTATATGAATTACACCAAACAATTTCATAGCTGTAAACCATGTAAAGAGGCTTATTATAATCATCTTAAATTTATTATTGGCAGAACCAATAAATATTCTGGGATAAAATATGTGAATGATAATACGATCATGTCTTGGCAAGTTGCTAATGAGCCTAGAGTGTTAATGACTCCCAATCACGAAAAAGCCTTTGCTAGTTGGCTAAATGAAACCGTTGATTTAATTAAGTCTCTAGATCCAAACCACTTGGTGTCTACAGGAGCAGAAGGAAAAGCTAGTTATTTAGATGACATCAAGATGTACGAAAGATTGCATTCCAACAAGAACATTGATTATTTAACCATGCACATGTGGCCTAAAAATTGGAGTTGGTATGATATCAATAATGAAAAACAAACGACACAAGAATCCATTGTAAAAGCTTATGAATATATGGATGAACATATCGAAATAGCCAAGAAACTCAATAAGCCCATTGTGGTGTCTGAATTTGGTTTTCCACGTGAAAAAGAAAGTTTGTCTCTAGAGGCTTCTATAGAAAATCGAAATATATTTTACAACGCTATTTTTGTCAGAATTACCGAAAGCCATACAAAGCAAGAGATTCTTGCGGGATTAAACTTTTGGGGATTTGCAGGGTTTGCTAAAACCAATCCTGAAAAAGGCAAATGGCAACACGGCGATGATTTTACGGCAGATCCGCCACAAGAACCCCAAGGTTTGAACTCCGTTTTTGCCACAGATAGTTCAACCTTGGAACTGATAAAAACAGCCAATAAGGCGTTGGTTAATCAATCAAATTAA
- a CDS encoding glycoside hydrolase family 26 protein, translating to MGFITIFNSCKPFYNTVYKKPLLVDAKASKRVKTLHKKLFYLSKEGFAVGHQDATAYGIGWKHADFPNLIKSDVYDMVEDFPAVYGFDISGVELGNANNIDGVPFNTMKVLMVDAYSKGGIITVSWHADNPKTNSNSWDTTPAVNEIIGEGALVEKYESWLSKVAAFLKSVKYKGREIPIIFRPYHEMNGGWFWWGNPNCNSIEYIQLWRNTVYSLRDKYQVHNLIYVYAPNKLNPNDNYLDYYPGDTFVDVLGIDIYDFQNAVEYSNSVVNDLGIIKNIANEKYKLYALTETGIHKSGGINWFTESSYPDQNWFNNVLYPNLENSGISWVLFWRNGSGGEQYMPNKTHKSEADFKAFAKQPQALFLKDINNIKY from the coding sequence ATGGGATTCATAACTATTTTTAATTCCTGTAAGCCTTTTTATAATACGGTTTATAAAAAGCCCCTATTGGTTGATGCTAAAGCGTCAAAGCGAGTAAAAACACTACATAAAAAATTATTTTACCTTTCAAAAGAAGGATTTGCTGTTGGTCATCAAGATGCCACAGCTTATGGTATTGGCTGGAAACATGCTGATTTTCCAAATCTCATTAAAAGTGATGTGTATGATATGGTAGAAGATTTTCCTGCCGTTTACGGATTTGACATCAGTGGTGTTGAATTAGGGAATGCCAATAATATTGATGGTGTCCCTTTTAATACGATGAAAGTCTTAATGGTTGATGCATATAGTAAAGGGGGTATCATAACGGTAAGTTGGCATGCCGATAATCCAAAAACCAATAGTAATTCTTGGGATACAACACCAGCTGTAAATGAAATTATAGGAGAAGGCGCACTTGTTGAAAAATATGAGTCATGGTTGAGCAAAGTAGCCGCTTTTCTAAAATCCGTAAAATATAAGGGAAGAGAAATTCCGATCATATTTAGACCTTATCATGAAATGAACGGCGGATGGTTTTGGTGGGGTAATCCTAATTGTAATTCAATAGAGTACATACAATTATGGCGAAATACGGTCTATTCACTAAGAGACAAGTATCAGGTTCATAATTTAATATATGTGTATGCTCCAAACAAATTAAATCCTAACGATAATTATTTGGATTATTACCCTGGGGATACTTTTGTAGATGTTTTAGGTATTGATATTTATGACTTTCAAAATGCTGTTGAATACAGTAACTCTGTTGTAAACGATTTGGGAATTATAAAAAATATTGCAAACGAAAAATATAAACTATATGCACTTACAGAAACGGGGATACATAAATCAGGTGGCATAAACTGGTTTACAGAATCATCTTATCCTGACCAGAATTGGTTTAATAACGTGTTGTACCCAAATCTTGAAAATTCAGGGATTTCCTGGGTGCTTTTTTGGAGAAATGGCAGCGGAGGCGAACAATACATGCCAAACAAAACTCATAAGAGTGAAGCGGATTTTAAAGCATTTGCAAAACAGCCCCAAGCATTATTTTTAAAAGACATTAATAATATAAAATACTAA